In the Candidatus Binataceae bacterium genome, TATTAAAACCGAGACTCTATCACGGGCGCAACCGCAAGCCTCCTACCCCCGCCTAAAGAACTTGTCAGACCGAGCCGCCAGGACCAAAGTGGACCCGATTCAGCAAGAGGAGCTTATGGAAGCAGCGCGCGTCTTAATCAAGCTGTCTGAGCGATGCCTGGATGCGGCCCAGCATTACAAGCGAGCCGCCGAGCATGCCGATCAGGAATGGTTGGAACGGTTCTTCACCGCCCAGTCCGATCGGCAGCAGCAGATGGCGGCCGAGCTCGCCGCGCGCATTAGTGCCTTGGGCGCGCAACCGCCCCATCGAGGCACGCTCGGGGGTGAGCTGGAGAGTTTGGCTCTGGCCCTGGAATCCAACCTGGGCCTGGGCGATCGCGGGCTGCTCGAATGGTGCCGGCGCGAAGCCGCCTCGGAAGAAGCGGATTTTAGCCAGGCGCTAGCAAGCGCCACCGATCCCGCCTGCCGCGCCCTTTTGCATCGCGGCCTGGAACTGATCGGCGCCGCGCGGGCCGAACTCGACCGCCTGCACGCCGCCTATCATCGCGACTGAGGCCGCCGGGCCGTAGCGAGGCTGTGAGATTTCCTGTCCGCGGCATCGGGCAGCGCGCTTTCCTTCTGCCCGCTCCCAAGCCCCTTTGCGGACGGCGTCTCGTATTCCGGCCCCAGAAAGTAACAGGACGCTGCCCGACCACCACAAACGTTGGGAGACGCGGGGCGTTCGCCTCACCTGGCGCCCATCATCACCTTGCAGGCTGAAACAGTTGCAGCTTGAGATATCGGCGCCGCGGTCGTCGATCATGGCTGCGGCGACCTCCATGTTCGGGAGTTACCTGACCGGGTCGACTGTGAAAGCGGCATACCAGCTTGACGCGTTATAGTTTTAGATATAGTCTAGATTGCGTGTCCGAATCGCTTAGCATAAGCCTTCTGCGTAACGCAGGCATCCAACCGTCGGCCCAACGGGTTGCGGTAGCCGACTATGTGCTGAGCACCAGCGATCATCCCACCGCAGACCAGGTTTGGTCCAAAGTGCGGCGGAGTTTTCCCATGATTTCCAGGGCTACCGTTTACAACACGCTCAATCTGTTCGTTAAGAAGCAGTTGCTCCGGCAAGTCGTGCTGGACGACGGCAAGACGCTGTTCGACGCCAACGTCGAGAATCACCATCACTTCGTCGATGAGGAAACCGGGCAGATCCACGATATCCCATGGGACTCGCTAGCGGTCTCAAAGCTTGACTCTCTCAACGGCTTCGAGGTGCGCGAGTATCACGTGGTGATGCGCGGGCGGGTCAAAAATTCACCGCGGAAACGCGCGTAGATTTTTTTAACGATTATATAGATAAAGTAGAAGTTTTAAGACCGTCTAAAATAAGGGGATGGAAGACTTTATTGGCAAGATCGCCGCCATTCGGGCCGCCCAGGCGATGTCCCACGCCCAGGCGCTCGCGGTCACTAGCAACCTGATGGTTCAATGGCAACGTAAGCATCCCGAGGAATCCTGGGTGATGGCGGCCAACGATTCCTCCCCGACTGGACACAGCAAGGCCGACGCTGGCGGGGCACACCTTGCCGGTCCCGGCGCGGCTGCAGCTACCAACCTTCAAAGCCAACAGGGCGACACCTACGCCAGCTTTCATCAGTACCAAGAGCAGCTTCAGCGCATAGCCTTGTTACGTGACATGATCGACTGGTGCATCGAGAATCAGGTCAAGAATGCGACCCTCGATCCCAACGATCCCAAGATGCGCGCGCTGGAAGCCTATCTCATCGCGCAACGCAAAGGGGCGCCACTCGACTACGGCAAGCACTAAAAGGAACCGGGCCCGCGACGGCATAGCCATCGGCCAATTCCGCATACCATCGTGATACCATCGTGACTGCTAAGTGGCGCGCTCAGCCGGCCTGCACCGAGGCTCCAATCGCGGGCTTCGGCGCGGCGCCCAGGCGTGAATAGAACCAAGCAGCGAACAGACCTAGCGTCGCAGCCAGGTACCATCCCGCCATCAGGCCGTGCCACAAGGCCATCCAGCCACATAACAACAACCCGATAGCACCGCCCAGGGTTGCGAAGGTGCTCTGAAAGGAAAGCAGGGTGGCACGGCTGTCGGCTTCGAGCTGCTCGTTGATCCAGCCCAGCGCCAGTGGCTGCATTGCACCCGAGCAGCAATTCATGCCAAACAGGAGCGCGAGCATCAGGATCACGTGGCCAGCAGCCAAACCGGCTGCAAGCAGCAAGCCTCCACACGCCAACGCCAGCCAGGAGAGCATCGGTGCACGCCGGCTGGCGTAGGGCGGCATGTGCACGATAACCTCGGCGCCGATCAACCGGCCCACGCTGAACAGGCAAAACAGCCAGCCGATGATCCACACTCCTACCCCGAGGTGATCGACGAAATAATCCGGCCACATCATCCAGTAGGGTGCCCAGGCCCCGGTCTGGGCCGCGTACGCCAGCGTCAGCATCAGGATCGCGCGGTTGTTGAAGCCCAGTGCCAGCGCGTTGCGGGCACGCCCGGCGATTTCATGGACCAGGTCGCGCGGTTGCACCCGAGCCTTGGCCCGCCCTTTCATCAACAGCGCGCCCACCATCAGGCTGAGCGCGTAGCCCGCCGCGCCGAGAAGCCAAGGCCAGGCCAGGTTGTGATTGGCGATATAGGCACCGGTCAGGGCCGAGGTCAGCCAGCCCACCGTGGTCAGTTGGGAAGCGCGCGAGAAGATGCGATCTTTCATGCCGACAAAGCCGGCCGCTTCCAGCGCATCGACCGCCCAGGCATCGATGGCACCGTTGCCAAAGGTGGTACCGAGCGCGTCGATGGCTTCGGCCAGGACGAAGAGCCAGTAGCCACGGGCAAAGAAATAAAGCGCGAAGGCGCAAGCTCGCAGGGTACATGCAAGCAGAAAAGCGCGCCGGCGGTCGAGCGCGTCGGCGAAGGCACCAGTTGGCAAGTCGGTCACAAAGGTGATTAAAAAATAGGTCGCCAAGACACCGTTAGCCTGCAACAGGTTGAGGCCGCGGGCACGCAAAAACAGCGGATAGACGCCGTACACAAAGCCGCCGCCAAAGGCATAGAACCACCACACCAGGTAGTAGTGGCGGGTAATCTTGACGATGGATGGCGGAATCGCGCTTTGGGCCATTGGCGGCTGCTAGCCTAGCGCCGGAGCATGGGCCCGGCCAACCAATGCTTATGCCGCGGCAGCACCCGCGCGCTGCCAGTGGGCGGGTCAAGGCAACCTCGATCC is a window encoding:
- a CDS encoding MFS transporter; this translates as MAQSAIPPSIVKITRHYYLVWWFYAFGGGFVYGVYPLFLRARGLNLLQANGVLATYFLITFVTDLPTGAFADALDRRRAFLLACTLRACAFALYFFARGYWLFVLAEAIDALGTTFGNGAIDAWAVDALEAAGFVGMKDRIFSRASQLTTVGWLTSALTGAYIANHNLAWPWLLGAAGYALSLMVGALLMKGRAKARVQPRDLVHEIAGRARNALALGFNNRAILMLTLAYAAQTGAWAPYWMMWPDYFVDHLGVGVWIIGWLFCLFSVGRLIGAEVIVHMPPYASRRAPMLSWLALACGGLLLAAGLAAGHVILMLALLFGMNCCSGAMQPLALGWINEQLEADSRATLLSFQSTFATLGGAIGLLLCGWMALWHGLMAGWYLAATLGLFAAWFYSRLGAAPKPAIGASVQAG
- a CDS encoding PA2169 family four-helix-bundle protein — encoded protein: MEAARVLIKLSERCLDAAQHYKRAAEHADQEWLERFFTAQSDRQQQMAAELAARISALGAQPPHRGTLGGELESLALALESNLGLGDRGLLEWCRREAASEEADFSQALASATDPACRALLHRGLELIGAARAELDRLHAAYHRD
- a CDS encoding transcriptional repressor — translated: MSESLSISLLRNAGIQPSAQRVAVADYVLSTSDHPTADQVWSKVRRSFPMISRATVYNTLNLFVKKQLLRQVVLDDGKTLFDANVENHHHFVDEETGQIHDIPWDSLAVSKLDSLNGFEVREYHVVMRGRVKNSPRKRA